From Drosophila suzukii chromosome 2R, CBGP_Dsuzu_IsoJpt1.0, whole genome shotgun sequence, a single genomic window includes:
- the LOC108010129 gene encoding uncharacterized protein codes for MSAENRECDDEFERPSRTLVLIIFTLAVCLKLCIILVEIMV; via the coding sequence ATGTCGGCCGAAAATAGAGAGTGCGATGACGAATTCGAGCGGCCCAGCAGGACCCTGGTACTGATAATCTTCACCCTGGCCGTTTGCCTGAAGTTGTGCATCATTTTGGTGGAGATTATGGTCTGA